The following proteins are co-located in the Microcystis wesenbergii NRERC-220 genome:
- a CDS encoding Photosystem I reaction center subunit III, with translation MRKLFALALVLSLWFTFAAPASADLSNLTPCSENPAFLQKAKSFRNTTPDPESGAKRAQTYSQALCGPEGYPHLIVDGRWDHMGDFFIPSILFLYIAGWIGWVGRAYLIAVRDDKDAEMKEIIIDVPLALSKMLTGFLWPLAALQEATSGKLTVKDSEITVSPR, from the coding sequence CACCTTTGCCGCTCCAGCGTCGGCTGATTTGTCCAATCTGACCCCTTGTAGCGAAAATCCCGCTTTCCTACAAAAAGCGAAGAGTTTCCGCAACACCACTCCTGACCCTGAATCGGGAGCCAAACGCGCTCAAACCTACTCCCAAGCTCTCTGTGGACCCGAAGGCTATCCGCACCTAATTGTGGATGGTCGTTGGGATCACATGGGCGATTTCTTTATCCCTAGCATCCTATTCCTGTACATTGCCGGTTGGATCGGTTGGGTTGGTCGGGCCTATTTAATCGCCGTGCGCGACGACAAAGATGCCGAAATGAAGGAAATCATCATCGATGTTCCCCTCGCTTTGAGCAAAATGTTAACGGGGTTCCTCTGGCCGTTGGCGGCTTTACAAGAAGCCACTTCCGGTAAATTAACCGTTAAGGATTCGGAAATTACCGTTTCCCCTCGTTAA
- the sipA gene encoding regulatory protein SipA, whose amino-acid sequence MSEISIGGKVRLIAIPPYLKTADPMPMLRPPELLNIDDIGTVIDRRPGGYWGVKFDRGSFLLDSKYLEAI is encoded by the coding sequence ATGAGTGAAATTAGCATCGGGGGAAAAGTCCGTCTGATTGCCATTCCCCCTTACCTGAAAACCGCCGATCCTATGCCTATGTTACGGCCGCCAGAGCTACTCAATATCGACGATATCGGCACGGTGATCGATCGCCGGCCGGGGGGTTATTGGGGTGTAAAATTTGATCGAGGCTCATTTCTGCTCGATAGCAAATATTTAGAAGCCATTTAA
- the psaJ gene encoding photosystem I reaction center subunit IX, whose amino-acid sequence MEGLTKFLSSAPVLIMALLTFTAGILIEFNRFYPDLLFHPLG is encoded by the coding sequence ATGGAAGGACTTACTAAATTTCTCTCGTCCGCACCCGTGTTAATTATGGCGCTGCTGACTTTCACCGCCGGGATTTTAATCGAATTTAATCGCTTTTATCCCGATCTCTTATTCCACCCGCTAGGTTAA
- a CDS encoding peptide ligase PGM1-related protein, producing the protein MLLDKDLMLEKRLRYQELQEKLKEIWQGENVLESDECDYDILVIPSFSIDQRVGQKVAGFLHYEERLLFSLIRLRHPKTRLIYVTAQPLSRMVIDYYLQLLPGIPFSHANNRLLLLTTHDNSFQPLTQKILDRPRLVARIRQALRRDRAYMVCFNSTNLERELSLQLDIPLFACSPDLLYWGSKSGSREIFSQGNIPHPDGSLQVNTVKDLLYEAASLWSRQPQLKRMVVKLNEGLSGEGNAVLDLRPLGGIVDSNSLDLSERMNLLAKQLDKMSFQASDETWSSFSSKIAELGAIVEAFIESEEKRSPSVQGYITPTGEVNILSTHDQILGGPDGQIYLGCHFPADENYRLQLQELGLKIGEILAAKGAIERYGVDFVAVKNPETLVWDLQAIEINLRKGGTTHPFMTLKLLTNGEYDQETGLFFSQPHQEKYYIASDNLHKPQYKGLLPDDLMDIIAKHHLHFDSSSKTGTVFHLMGALSEFGKLGLTCIGNSSEEAAAIYQRVEQVLDWETEHSSINLGYCSGLPITWI; encoded by the coding sequence ATGCTGTTAGATAAAGATTTGATGCTAGAAAAGCGGCTGCGGTATCAAGAATTACAAGAAAAATTAAAAGAGATTTGGCAGGGAGAAAACGTTCTCGAATCGGATGAATGCGATTATGATATCCTAGTTATCCCTTCTTTTAGTATCGATCAGAGAGTCGGTCAAAAAGTGGCGGGTTTTTTACATTACGAAGAAAGATTATTATTTTCTCTGATTCGGTTGCGACACCCGAAAACCCGTTTAATCTATGTAACAGCGCAGCCACTTTCGCGGATGGTGATTGATTATTATCTGCAATTGTTGCCTGGGATTCCTTTTTCCCATGCTAATAATCGTCTGTTATTACTGACAACTCACGATAACTCTTTTCAACCTTTAACCCAAAAAATTCTGGACAGACCGCGCTTAGTAGCAAGAATCCGGCAAGCGTTGCGTCGAGATCGTGCCTACATGGTTTGTTTTAATTCTACTAATTTAGAGCGAGAATTGTCTTTACAATTAGATATTCCTTTATTTGCCTGTAGTCCAGACTTATTGTATTGGGGTTCTAAAAGTGGCAGTCGCGAGATTTTTAGTCAAGGCAATATTCCCCATCCTGACGGTAGTTTACAGGTAAATACGGTTAAGGATTTGTTGTATGAGGCCGCTAGTTTGTGGTCCCGTCAACCGCAATTAAAACGCATGGTAGTGAAGTTAAATGAGGGGTTATCGGGAGAAGGAAATGCGGTTTTAGATTTACGTCCTTTAGGGGGAATTGTTGATAGTAACAGTCTAGATTTAAGCGAGAGAATGAATCTCTTGGCTAAACAATTAGACAAGATGAGTTTTCAAGCAAGCGATGAAACTTGGTCGAGTTTTTCCAGCAAAATTGCTGAATTAGGCGCAATTGTCGAAGCTTTTATTGAAAGCGAAGAAAAGCGATCGCCGAGTGTGCAAGGTTATATTACACCCACGGGAGAAGTAAATATTCTTTCCACTCACGATCAAATTTTAGGCGGTCCCGATGGTCAAATTTATCTAGGTTGTCATTTTCCGGCCGATGAAAATTATCGCCTACAATTACAGGAATTAGGCCTAAAAATAGGGGAAATTCTGGCAGCAAAGGGAGCAATTGAACGCTATGGAGTTGATTTCGTCGCTGTGAAAAATCCAGAAACTTTAGTCTGGGATTTACAGGCGATCGAAATTAATCTGCGAAAAGGAGGAACTACCCATCCTTTTATGACTTTAAAGCTTTTAACTAATGGTGAATACGATCAAGAAACCGGATTATTTTTTAGTCAACCTCACCAGGAAAAATACTATATTGCCTCCGATAATCTCCACAAACCCCAATATAAAGGTTTACTTCCCGATGATTTAATGGATATTATTGCTAAACATCACTTGCATTTTGATAGTAGCAGTAAAACGGGAACAGTTTTTCATCTCATGGGTGCGCTGTCAGAATTTGGTAAATTAGGCTTAACTTGTATCGGCAATTCTAGTGAGGAAGCCGCGGCAATTTATCAGCGTGTGGAACAGGTGTTAGATTGGGAAACAGAGCATAGTTCCATAAATTTAGGTTATTGTTCTGGATTACCGATCACTTGGATATAA